The genomic interval AACAGGGGATTCTTTGAAGAAGTATACAGGGAGAAAATTTTAAAAGATTTAAATATACAGAATAAGTTTGCACAGGTAAACCTATCGTTCTCCAAAAAGAATGTTTTTCGTGGATTCCACTTCCAGTTAAATCCTGCACCGCAGGGAAAGTTAATTACGGTAGTATCAGGCAAAATAATTGATTACGGAATAAATTTAAGGAAAAGCTCAAAATCGTTTAAAAGCCATGTAGAATATGAAATAACCACTGGTAAAATGATATATATCCCTGAAGGCTTTGCACATGGCTTTCTGGCCCTGGAAGATTCGTATGTGCTGTATTTAACCACAAACGAGTTTAACCAGTCCCTTGATTCTGGAATAAGGTATGATGATAAAGAATTAAACATAAGCCTGCCTGATAACATAATAATATCAGAAAAGGATAAAAAATTAAAATATTTAAATGAGCTAGCCCTGGATTTTTAATCCCATTTTAATTTCCATGGCTCCTCAGACAATGTATTGTTGCCAATCAATGGTTTCCACCATTTTTCATTGTTGATGTACCATTCGACAGTTAATTTTAAGGCATCCATAAAACTATATTCCGGTTTCCATCCAAGATTTTTTAATTTATCTGATCTTATGGAATATCTCACATCATGCCCTGGCCTGTCGGAAACATACTTTATATTTCCTTTCTTCCCCATTAGATCAAATATTTTCTCCACTATATCGATATTTTCCAGCTCATTATTTGAAGAAATATTATAAATTTCACCATATTTTCCCTTGAATAGCACAGTCAGTATAGCCCTGACATTATCTTCTGTATAAATCCAGTCCCTTATATTCCTGCCATTGCCATATAAAGGTATATCGAGGTTTAATAGATTTCTTATAATTGTTTTTGGAATTAATTTTTCAGGGAACTGGTATTTCCCGAAGTTATTAGATGTCCTTGTTACCATAGTTTTTATTCCATATGTCCTGAAATATGATAATGCAAGGAGCGAGGAAGCAGCCTTGGATGCAGAATAGGGCGATGAAGGCTTAAGCATATCCTGTTCCGTGAAAGATCCATTTATTGTATCGCCATATTCCTCGTCTGTGCCTATATTAATCAATACAGGGTCATTCTTTGATTTTCTTATGCATTCCAGCAAATTAAGAACGCCATTTATATTTTCTGAAACGAAGCTCTCCGGACTGGCTATGCTTCTATCCACATGTGATTCTGCTGCGAAATTTATTATGTAATCTGTATTATCAATTATTTCAGTTATATCATCACCTATGGATTTTTTAATAAATTTATAGCGTGAATCAATTTTTATATTGTTTAAATTTGAACCATATGATAGTTTATCCAGATTTATTATATAATCTTCATAATTATTATGCAGATAGTTAATAAAATTAGATCCAATAAATCCAGCACCACCGGTTACCAGGAATGTTTTCATAAGGGTTAATCAATAGGTTTTAAATTAAATTATCCATATTTTTTTTAAACTCATTTAAATTATAATCAAGGTCATCAAAGTTGAATTTCAGTATACCCTTTGCCTTTTCATTATTTAATGATGAATCATATGGCCTCTTTGCAATAGATTTTACAGAATTATAATCTGTTTTATTTATTAGAGCTTCATTTAACCCGAATTTATCGGCTATTTTTAATGCAAATTCATACCTTGAGAATCTATCACCGGAAATATTCAGAATTCCGGTTAACTTTAAATTTATTATTTTTAAGATTGAATATGCAAGCACGTTCGCATTTACCGGTGAATAATAATTGTCAAAGGCATTTACTTTTTGATTATTTCTTAACCTGTCTATTACATACAATGGAAAATTATTTTTTGAACCATATACGCCTGAAGTCCTTATTATCAACGAATCCTTATAAGAATTAACATAAGTATCGCCTATTAATTTTGACAAGCCGTAATAATTAACGGGATAGGGTATGTCATCCTCAGTATAATTTCCCTTATTACCGGTAAAAACATAATCCGTTGAAACGTGAATGAAGTATTTATTGTTCTCCCTGCAATAATTTGCAATATATTTCATAGACAAACCGTTTATGTAATATGCACTTTCAATATCAGTTTCACATTTATCCACACTGGTCATTGCTGCACAGTTAATTATTGTATCAAAGTCATATTTATCAAGAATATTTTCTATATTGTTTACATTCCTTAAATCTATGTCATCATGTGAAAGCGGTATGCTATTTTCCAAAATAGATGATAATGCCTTTCCCAGCTGGCCACCTGAACCAATTATTAAAGTTTTCATTAATAACATTATAATATTATTTTATTTATGTTTATATTCCTGGTAACTTTAAGAACTTTATTGTAACAAATAGTTAAATATATCAGACATATAGCCAATTTATGAAAGGGATTATATTGCATGGCGGTGCTGGCACGAGATTGAGGCCATTAACACATACAGGACCAAAACAGTTGATACCCATAGCAAACAAGCCGATGTCTCAGTATGTACTGGAGTATTTAACAGATGCTGGAATAAATGATATCTGTATGATACTCGGTGATATATCACCTGAAAAGGTAAAGGATTACTATGGGGATGGATCTGAATTTAACTGCAATATTCAATACATAGATCAGGGTGCGCCCCTCGGTATCGCCAACGCAATATCTTTAACCAGTAATTTTGTGGGGAATGATAAATTTGTAGTTATTTTAGGGGATAATTTAATAGAGGGCAAAATTAAAACGTTTATGGATAAATTTGAAAAATATAATTATGATGCTTTTATTGTCCTGACAAAGTCAATGCACCCGAAGGATTTTGGCGTTGCCGAGTTCCGTAATAATAAGCTTGTAAATCTTGTAGAGAAGCCAGAAAACCCACCATCCAATTACGTGCTTACAGGCATATACTTTTTCACCCCACTTATATTTGATTATATAAAAAAGTTGAAACCATCATGGAGGAATGAATACGAAATTACGGAAGCGATCCAGCTGCTCTTAAAGGATAATAAGAATATCGGATACGATATAATAGATGGATGGTGGAAAGATACAGGCACCGTTGATGATATACTTGCTGCTAATATGCTCATACTGGATAGAGGAAGAAACATTGAGGAAAGAGCCAATGTAAAAGGAAAAGTTGCAATTGGGAAAAACGTTGTACTGTCAGATGATTCACTTATCAGGGGTCCAGCTATCATTGGAGATAATACTGTTATACAGGATAAAACATTTATAGGCCCGTATACCAGCATAGGTGATAACTGCACAATAAAAAAAGCGTCTATTGAGAACTCCATAATAATGGACAATTCAAATATAGATACGGAAAATACAATAGTGGATTCCATAATTGGAGAGAATTCTGTTATCATGAATGCAAATTTATTAAAACCCGCTGGAAAACGCTTATTGCTTGGTGAGAATTCAAGGATATATATTTAAAACAAATTTTTCATATTTATAATACAATACTTTCATTCAAGAGAGGAGTGTAAAATGTTGCAGTATGAATAAAAGGATAGGAGCTCTTTGCATTAATATCAAAGTCATAGACTGATATTCCAAGTGAACAATATTACAGGATAGAAAAATATGTGAAATGCTATTATTAAGTTTCCTGTTTAACTGGCGCACACCATAAACAAACTTTGACACTTTCTGTTCATATATAGATAGAGTTTAGAACTATAAATCCCAATATAAAAGAAAACTTTTATATATAGTTAATATTACAATATAAAAATAGGAGGATAATAATATGGAGAGAGAAGAAAAGAAATTTGAAATTATAGTGAATGGGAAACCTAAACCCTGGCAAGAAATCACTATTAACTACGCACAGATAGTTAGTTTGGCATTTCCACAGACAACTAATCCTACTGATGTATTTACAGTACAATACAGTCATGGTACAAAGGAGCAATCTCGGGGAACTATGGTTGAAGGTCAGTCAGTAACAATTAAAAGTGGTATGATTTTTGATGTCACCAGAACTTTTAAGTCATAGCGCTGACCTGAAGCAACTTAGAGACGAGGGCTATGAAATAAGTATTGTAAATGCTTATCTTTTA from Ferroplasma acidiphilum carries:
- the rfbC gene encoding dTDP-4-dehydrorhamnose 3,5-epimerase, translated to MPFEITSDPLIKDVKIVNSKKFEDNRGFFEEVYREKILKDLNIQNKFAQVNLSFSKKNVFRGFHFQLNPAPQGKLITVVSGKIIDYGINLRKSSKSFKSHVEYEITTGKMIYIPEGFAHGFLALEDSYVLYLTTNEFNQSLDSGIRYDDKELNISLPDNIIISEKDKKLKYLNELALDF
- the rfbB gene encoding dTDP-glucose 4,6-dehydratase — protein: MKTFLVTGGAGFIGSNFINYLHNNYEDYIINLDKLSYGSNLNNIKIDSRYKFIKKSIGDDITEIIDNTDYIINFAAESHVDRSIASPESFVSENINGVLNLLECIRKSKNDPVLINIGTDEEYGDTINGSFTEQDMLKPSSPYSASKAASSLLALSYFRTYGIKTMVTRTSNNFGKYQFPEKLIPKTIIRNLLNLDIPLYGNGRNIRDWIYTEDNVRAILTVLFKGKYGEIYNISSNNELENIDIVEKIFDLMGKKGNIKYVSDRPGHDVRYSIRSDKLKNLGWKPEYSFMDALKLTVEWYINNEKWWKPLIGNNTLSEEPWKLKWD
- a CDS encoding SDR family oxidoreductase; translation: MKTLIIGSGGQLGKALSSILENSIPLSHDDIDLRNVNNIENILDKYDFDTIINCAAMTSVDKCETDIESAYYINGLSMKYIANYCRENNKYFIHVSTDYVFTGNKGNYTEDDIPYPVNYYGLSKLIGDTYVNSYKDSLIIRTSGVYGSKNNFPLYVIDRLRNNQKVNAFDNYYSPVNANVLAYSILKIINLKLTGILNISGDRFSRYEFALKIADKFGLNEALINKTDYNSVKSIAKRPYDSSLNNEKAKGILKFNFDDLDYNLNEFKKNMDNLI
- a CDS encoding glucose-1-phosphate thymidylyltransferase, whose product is MKGIILHGGAGTRLRPLTHTGPKQLIPIANKPMSQYVLEYLTDAGINDICMILGDISPEKVKDYYGDGSEFNCNIQYIDQGAPLGIANAISLTSNFVGNDKFVVILGDNLIEGKIKTFMDKFEKYNYDAFIVLTKSMHPKDFGVAEFRNNKLVNLVEKPENPPSNYVLTGIYFFTPLIFDYIKKLKPSWRNEYEITEAIQLLLKDNKNIGYDIIDGWWKDTGTVDDILAANMLILDRGRNIEERANVKGKVAIGKNVVLSDDSLIRGPAIIGDNTVIQDKTFIGPYTSIGDNCTIKKASIENSIIMDNSNIDTENTIVDSIIGENSVIMNANLLKPAGKRLLLGENSRIYI
- a CDS encoding multiubiquitin domain-containing protein, producing MEREEKKFEIIVNGKPKPWQEITINYAQIVSLAFPQTTNPTDVFTVQYSHGTKEQSRGTMVEGQSVTIKSGMIFDVTRTFKS